Genomic segment of Alphaproteobacteria bacterium:
CCAAATAATGGCTGATTCTGCCGTAGCGGCACCACAATGCGATATTGTGCTACCCGTATATAACGGGCTGACCTATGTGCGCCGCTGCGTGAATGCGCTATTGGCCTACACTCCTGCCGAATTGTGCCATGTGTATATCATGGACGATGCCGGCGATGCTATGACCGCTGCATATTTGCAGGATATTGCCGATACGCATACGCATATCACTTTGATACGCAATAGCGAGAATCTGGGCTTTGTTAAAAATTGCAACAAAGGCATGGCGCTTGGTGCTGCACCTTATGTGTTATTGCTGAACAGCGATGTTATTGTTACCCCGCATTGGCTGCAAGGGCTGCTTGAAGCCGCCGCTACCGATGACACCATTGGCGCTGTAAACCCTCTTACCAATTATGCTGCTAATATCAACCTGCCCATTGCGCCAGGACTGAGCTTTTTTGATATGCATCAGTTTGTGCAAACCCACATTCCTCGTGAACCGTTTGATATTGTTACTTCTGTAGGGTTTTGTTTATTGCTGCGCCGTAACGCCCTTGATGCCCTGGGCATTTTCGATGAAATATTCGGCATGGGATATTGTGAAGAATCCGATCTGGCCATGCGCCTCACCACCAATGGCTGGCGCACTGTTACCGCACCTTGGGTGTATGTATATCACAAAGGCGGCGGCACGTTTACTGGCCGTGATGCCCGCTATTTAAAGAACCGCACAATTTTTGATCGCCGCTGGAAAAAAGAATATTTACAACAATGGCGGGCTTTTAAAAAGGCCGATCCTTTTGCATATCTGCGCACTGCATTTGCCTGTCAAAGCCATTTTGCTCCGCTGCCCGCCATGCGCGGCACCTATCGCAAAATGCGTCATTCGTGGCAACAACGTAATTTGCGTAGTTGCATAGCTGCTGCTGTTCGCGGCGCGCTTGCACTGCCTCAGGCCAAACGCGCTGTGGCGAATGATACCTACATAAGCCGCCTCAAGCCCCCTTCAGAACGCCTGCGGGTGACTTATATTTTACCTACCCTCGATGTAGCAGGTGGTGTGCTTTCCGTTGTGCAACTGGTAAACGAAATGATACTACTAGGCATAGATGCGCGC
This window contains:
- a CDS encoding glycosyltransferase codes for the protein MADSAVAAPQCDIVLPVYNGLTYVRRCVNALLAYTPAELCHVYIMDDAGDAMTAAYLQDIADTHTHITLIRNSENLGFVKNCNKGMALGAAPYVLLLNSDVIVTPHWLQGLLEAAATDDTIGAVNPLTNYAANINLPIAPGLSFFDMHQFVQTHIPREPFDIVTSVGFCLLLRRNALDALGIFDEIFGMGYCEESDLAMRLTTNGWRTVTAPWVYVYHKGGGTFTGRDARYLKNRTIFDRRWKKEYLQQWRAFKKADPFAYLRTAFACQSHFAPLPAMRGTYRKMRHSWQQRNLRSCIAAAVRGALALPQAKRAVANDTYISRLKPPSERLRVTYILPTLDVAGGVLSVVQLVNEMILLGIDARIAALYEEPQIREWPLHSEPMLYANKHELLANLPQTDILVATHWMTAPWVAALEKQGRTQKTAYFLQDYEAWFYPEKDSKRDNVAASYGLIAEKIVKSDWLAGMLAEDGYATHKIRLGMNLDIFYPRNTASRKHKTIMAMARPRTPNRGYGDIIEALRQVVQARPDTRIVLFGDDIPASAIPFKAEVTGVITDQNRLAALYSEADIYLDGSVFQGFGRPALEAMACHTACVVTNVGGVNEYAKHGENCLTVPPRAPDMFAMALLTLLDDDGLRAKLAAGGMSTARDYCHRREARQTLEFFQQLANEIPQTKTA